From Rhododendron vialii isolate Sample 1 chromosome 7a, ASM3025357v1:
ATGATCGTCACGACGTCAAGCCGAACAACAGGCTCTAGATCGTGACACGAGCCAATCTTCATCGTCTGGATATTCCCCGTCCCCTCCACATTCAAGTACGATGTCTGAACAACCCTTAAACCTGAGCTCTCTTCTTACTGTCTCCGCTCGGGGGCGTGGTGCTGGCCGATCGCCCTCCACTGGGCATGCTCCTCCACCAACTCGTCGTACCAGAGGGGTTCTATTCGATCTTCCTTGTCTCCTCCAGAATCAGACACTATCCTCGAAGCCAGCAACACCCACCGAGACAAATGCCCCAGGGCAGAAGACCCAACCGGTGCTGTCGGGCAAATTGAAGCATCCGACCAACCGCCCGTGTTTCCAAATCCTCAAACAGTTCCTCCGGCTTGGGCCCCTCAGCTCATTAGAGGTGACCGGCCTATCAATATTGGGTACAGTGCGAGCTCTTCGGAGACCGCACTGGCCCTTGCTCAAGGCCTATTGCTGCCTgttgatatgcaaaaagaaacaGCAGCCactcctgatcggctcgtttcCATTGGTCTTGTCAGTGGTATCAAAGTAATGTAACTGTCCCTTTGTGCCAATATGAATCCTTGCGTATATTTATCATACTGTAATCTTCTATATATCTCGTATTTCTTCATCCTTTATTAACTTTTCGGTATCTGCtagtttatccaaaagatggtGGCGTTGGGTCAAAAGATACAGGAAATTGAATCTGAACACAACAGACTGTTGAGGGACAACACTAGACAGTTGCAAACAATTACTAGGCTGGAAAAGGAGAGAGACAAGGCTAAGCTTGACGTTGATGCTATGAAGGTGAAACTGGAGGCTGCTGAGGACAACCTCAGCCAAACGTTGTCCGAGATGGATAATTCCAAAAAAGCTGCCTATGATGAAGGATATCAAAAGGGTTTTGATGCCACGACTGCCAGCTACGTCGAGCAAATGCCAGCTATCCAAGATCAAATATGGGCTGCTTGTTGGGAAAGATGCCTTACCAAGGTAGGTATTGCTGAAGACTCAGTCCTCTTGGTGGAAAATGACTTACCAAGCCACCGTGCTGCAGCCTCTCAAAAGTATGATGAGCCCCCAACTGATGATGTTGATCAGTAAATAGACGAATTTGCAGATGCTGATGAAGAGATACAGATGGAGTCTCAGGATGCTGCAATCGAACATGCGTTAGCTTGGGAGGCGACCAATGAGACTATCGTCTCGGAGGAGAATGCTGCTGCTGTTGGTGGCCCCAGCAGTGAAGTGAATATAGAGGTCACGACTGATACTCTCCCAGAAATCCAGTTTTGGTAAAAAAGGATCAGTTTTGGTAAAAAAGGATCAGTTTTGTTAGGTAGGTATTCACGACTGATACTCTACcaaaacgggggggggggggggggggggacgtAAAAAAGGATCAGTACAAGAGGCACTCATAACATTATTATCGTTCAGGTCATTGACTGCCAAAAATGATTCAGCACTAGGCATGTCTTGCAACGGCACTGGGGACATGGTATTCTCATATATCGCCATTTGCATCTCCCTTTTTAGAAAAGGATCCACCATATCGTAAATAGAAAAACCAGAGCCCTGAATAGCACGAGCAGCATGTGCGCAAGGAATTCCAAACATCTGCCAAGCAAGACAACTGCAACTACGTGGGATCAACTTGACTGCATAAAGTCGCCTAGTGTCATTAGCGACAATGAACTCGGTCGGCGAGGAGTTACGATGCGTAAATTTTCGAGCATATTCTTGAGACTTCTTAATGTCATATCCTCAATTTGTTTCCCAACCGGCAATTTCCATTTCCTAACCTCGGTATGCTTACGGAGCAACAACTTAGTGGTCTTGGACACGTGTCCTGTCATAAATTGGATGATGTCCAATTCCCTTAATGGCAATATCCAAGAATTGAAACATTCAGCCAGATTTGTGTACATCTTGTCCCATCTCTTGTAAGGGAAAAATGCATTCGACCAGTGCTTTGGATTGTTATCTTCCACCCATTTTGAAAGATCAGGACAAATCCCATACAACTTGCCCAAATGATACCTGAATGAGTCTTCGGTCCTTGCATACGCAAGATCATTAACCACCTTTAGAGCCGTGTTCCGTCTTTCAGCTTTCAACTCCTTTGAGCTAGCAAACTTGCTGAAGTTTTCCTTTAGGTGACGGAGACACCATGAATTACAATCCCCGCCAAAAACCTTAATTATACTACTCAACAAAGAAGTGTTCCGATCGGTGACCAACACAACTTGACGTCCTCCAATAACTTCCTTAAGATTAATCAAGAACCATAACCAGTCTTCATCATTCTCACTAGACACAATGGCATATGCTAGGGGGTATAACCCATTGTCCGTATCATGTGCACTAGCCGATAGAACGTGGCCCCGATAGTATCCAGTCAAGAAACATgcgtccaatttcaaaactgGCCTTAAATAACCTTTTCTGAATGCAGCAATAGAGCAACCATAAGAAACAAATAGTTGCTTGAACTTGCCTTCATTTGTCGACGTCCATATTGCTCTCGTGTTTGGTATGGCTTCAACAAGCCATCGACACATCCATGGGACTAGGTGGAAAGTCATCGAAGGAGGTCCCGTGATGGCTTCCTTTGCCTTTTCTTTCGCCCTCCATCCTTGACTGTAATTTAGACAACATTGGAAGGTATGCTCGAAGTCCCTGCAAATATCCAGTCTTGTCCATAATTCAGTTTTTGAAAAGCAAGCCCACTTGTTGACTGCGAAAGATCAACTTATAATTACTAGCATCTTCTGCATTGTGTAGGTGTTCATTCCTAAACATTATGACACGAACCAAATCAGTGGAACCCTCACATTTTGCCGTAAGCTTCCAAGGACACCCCACTACTTTACATACCAATCGGTAGTACGTTCTACTATTATCCAAGTAATTGAAGCTAAACTTGTTCGATGCAGCAAATAGTAGCACTGATTGCTTGAATAGGTCAGGGCTATCAAATAGTTGACCCTTCCCGGTTAATATCTCATTTGCATTTTTCGGCAAGTACGGTACCAACCCCATCTCTTGGCTACAACTATTGCTTACCTGACTGGGAGAAGGTACTGCCACTGTTCCTCCAGGCGAGCTAATGTTGTCAGTGACCATCGATTCCCTAACAAAATATATGACATTGGTTATTcaaatgcaaacaaataaaTTCTAAGTGTTAAATTAAGATGAAACAATTCATCTAACCTTGTTGAATTGTAAAAGGTCAGGATATTGTCATTATTTTGTCTTATATCTTCTGCGAACAAGTCGACATCATCTTCGTTCAGGTGGAACAACATTGCAACACTGTTGTCATCATTTAATGTTATATACTTCGTCTTGTCCCTCTTTGTGTTATAAAAGTACAATTTACCTTCCAAATTCATGTTAAGAGCACCACAAACCTTCTCACGTAACTCATTTATTTTACTTCCTTCCTCAAGTAGAACAGCTACACACGTCCCACCGTTGTACAAGAAGGTGCCATTGGCATTTAACTTTCGTTCCCCACCCCAGTAGCAAAAACCTgtcaatgttttctttttcgcATTCTCTATAACCTAAAAAGAAAATGTACCGAATGTATTTAATTCATGACCCAACTTATGTACACCACAACACAACAAAGTTATTACATTTCGTGTCAAACCACACAGATACAGATACGACAATATTAGATTAACATAACCATTAACCGTGTCAACAATTTACATACACAAAATATTACCAAGTTTGTAATTTACATCCAACAAATTACCAAGTTTGTAATTTACATCTTAACATTATGGCATTTCAACCCATGTAAGTCAACGAGGCAACGCAATTCCCTCATCCCTAaccccataattaaaaaaaatgcttccGCCTACAAGAACCAGCAGTGCAACCAGCAATTTCATCCAAATATTTCTTTCCATTGTCCTAGCCtccttaattttctttctttcaattcTCTTCATCTCCTTAATCTTCCACTCATAAACTTGAGTCATGTTATCAAACTCTTTTGCCTTATCCTCATACTCTTGAGCCTTCTTCTCGTACTCCTTGGTTTTGTCCTCAAAGAAGTTGGCTTTCTCTTGCATATACTTAATCTGGTCATACAACTTGCCATTGTTTCCTTTTGTTCAAGAATAACAGCCTTGCCACGCTTGCATATGGGATCATCAACCCATTCGAAGAAACTGCAACGGTTTGGATCCTACAAAATATACCATCAAATGACACtaagccctctctctcctcaaagaATGAACTAAACAACAAGTGAACATAAACTTACCGGATATTTAGGACACCCAAGAAACCTCCTACTAGGATTCAAATCAGTTCCAGAAGGCTTCAAAACAACTTCATCACCACAAAGGCACTTTCTCGTCAAACTACAACCTGAACTAACTGAACTTGAGGACATATCCTTCAACAATGATCGAATACCATCAACCACAATTGTTATTTTAAAACTTCCCTAATCTAAGTCCATTTCCAcaatagttttttgttttccaccTTCCTATCGTCAATGTACAGTTGTCTAGGGAGAAAGTTTTTTAAGGAACACTAGTCTGGTGCATAGAGCGTAACAAAATTTCTTATAAGGAGTTACATTAGGTAACTTAAAAGAGCAACTATTATATTTTCAGCAAAAAAACATGTTACATGACTTGAATAAGAACCACATTTCATACATATCAACACACCTTTGTAAAGGGACAACCATTGAAATGAGTTAAAATATAAGTCACTGCCCTGGAGCATCCATTCTTACATACAGAGCAACAAATTTTCTTACAAGGAGTAACATTAGGCAACTTAAAGAGCAAGTATTATATTTTCAGCAAAAAAACATGTTACATGACTTGAACAAGAACCacatttgtaacgcccctgaattttggtcaataaaaatttcgttaaatatttgaattttatttaatttacttattttcttttgagtgggtatatgttttcttgtaaatttcgttgtagttagattttggtctcgactaaaaaccctacgtgaccaatttagttaatttccaaccgactaattggaggaaccaagcaaccaacttacctagttactagatgaaccatttggaccttttgaaacttttgaaccttttgcctttacccattggtccataatggttaggataattattgtccattggataataaactttttattataaaagtaaatatagtcttttcaaaaatttattttaataaaaggtacttgtactccttttatcctttggtcatTAACCgaaaggggaattattatcctttggataataactgTTAGGGAAGTTcgtgacccttggataatagagtcttttgaccaagtgaagtaccgatgtgactagagaacttttcaataaagttgatttgactagtcaacgtttttcaaccctagaaattacttatttattttcttttattgttttggatttattctttgtcctttggacaataaatgttaggggaactattatccattggataatagaaaccctaaattttacATTCTTGCTAGTATATCAAGTACtcataaatgaaattttataatttcttaaaaggacaattttgattattttattataaaagttcctagtagctattgtccattggataataaaagttagggtatttattatccattgggtaaaggagttattcttttaacaagtacatgggtttattaaactagtcattttcctaaaatgcccatgtgatgaattaccaatattttatttggtaagtacttagtagccttaaaacctaagttttcctaagtaatcttttattattttgtattggggttttgtacccaattggattaatttaatggggagttgatcttcctagagtacactagtttatttatttaaagggcatgtgcctaattggatttctttaatgggtatttgattttggaaatcttgtactttgtacctttcttattctttcttgcatttgtatatatatatacatgtgtgtgtgtgtacttgagagagagagagagagagagagagagagaggaggaaggagagaggaaggttggttgtaccatgcttgatctttccttgatctttcttcatccttggagaatctttctcctaaccaaacttaactctccatttgtacttccatactttgtttaaaaccaaatcttgtaccattgtctccaaatcttccaacaaatctcccatagtccaatccaaggactaatcttagccatgcaagcctaccatttagcctaacctagccatgcaagcctagggttagactttgatctttcaaagattgcatgccatgtgtcaaaatttgaagtagagagagagagaggggggccggccttgggagagaggaagagggcatgccttggcctataaatagcaccccatgcttctcattcaactcacaccttcacctagcaacttctctctctagaaatattgtgttctttctttgttcttccttttgttcttcatgttcttgagttcttcaaaaaactcaacctaggccgccactaaaccgccccctgaccacccttcgatccataaagaagagtagtgttagtcaagtagaagtttcgagagaaacctttctctttcgaagctaccggagaccaccataggaagttactccgcccgaccaccgacgtactttccgtagccgactaacctacCGTAGCCAACTACctccaagaagtaaggtaggaattccttatccctattcctaagtataatgtaggatcTCCTTACCttccaccccaagtataaagtaggttatctttatttactttccgtctcaagtataacgttgttattttgaaccgctaattatatgtagttcatccttacgtacttatcgtttgattagaagtattcgtattttgatctttaagatagttatgagtatgcgtatatgagttgcttgtattacttgtggtatgtgataaagcataagtgatttcactccaaagacgtccgtacatgtggcgttgtgctttgaataagcataagtgatatactccaagggcgtccgtacatgtggcgttatgctataagtagtaattgagcgtgatgagtaatatagaattggatgatcttgttaggatgattcttgcttacgtttgtcctaccgcggagtctttacatgtaaacgagacacgaggaCCGataaagtagaaacatgacacctagggtgtggttaatgaaaggaaatgttttttttgaggagaaaatattttgaaactacataatgaccggttttgggtggcattatgtgagttgtgtgtgtgcgtgtataaaagaaatatttgaaaagagtgaaaagttttggaatgcgcaatgtggccggacttgcccattgtgtgaggtgtgtgtgtgttccaatgggaatccgggaaaagcggaaccattgtgaggttgtgtgtgttccaatgggaatccggaatagcggaaccattgtgaggttgtgtgcgttcccatgggaacccggaccggcggaaccatggtgaggtatggcttggttatccgcggagaggagccaatgcaattgtgtgccaatgggaacctggcgcggcggaaccattgtgagaatactcgggagaccggcgcggcggaaccgaggttgggtgtgttaaaaacaaattttggtttgaaaggaatgttttggaaaccgtaatgtggccggacgtggtagcccattgtgtggagtgtgttttgtgtgtgttccaatgggatccgggaaaaatggaaccattgtgaggttgggtgtgtagcttggttatccgcggtacggagccaatgcaaaattgtgtgagttaaacaaatgatttttgaaagatgaattggtaagtgaaaatgttgacacggtctacgatgagttgcgtaggagaaacccgaaaatcttggacaccaacgatagatgattaatgaatgtggatgtgtcaatgattaactgcgtatatatgtatcatgtggaaattgatgttgtattatagctttgttttaagttatgggttagtgggtaaggatttttctattgatctttcgtagctcacggtgttgccttttggtgaccctgacatattatatcgatggcgacgctggtataatgtgtcagactttgtagataaacaaggtaagctgtacaccttggaggcctttggagctgaagagctggctcagatggaagagcaggcgaagatgtagttaggaaccttagttcccttcccatgtgtaataaaagtacttcttttgagttttgttgtaataaagagccagactcagtttattttcaataaaattgtctttttaacgtacccaaaattcgaggCGTTACAACATTTCATATAGAGCAACACATCTTTGAAAATGGACAACACACATTGTATCTTTCTGCTGTACAAACTACAATTTCCACGAAGGGGGAGGGAGGTAGGAAGGGAAAGTAACCTTATGCCAGATTAAGGTGATAGTCCAGAATCATCTCATGGCTACACTTAACAATAATTCCATCCCACCCTAAGAAATAGATAAGCATATATTAAAGGAGTAACTCATAGTAATCTATATTTCATTCTTTCTCTCATCCAGGGGTGTTTATATTATTAACTTTTCTTTTTAGACAGAGGCGTTGGTTATATTTTAATAGAGATCAAATTTCacaagaaaaaggcaaaaactAGAGTTTCTTAGTAGGGGGTAGGACACAGAACCCATTTTGGGAGCACAAAAATTTCATAcaattttatttggaaaattaaactaatagatTTCAAAGAGATGAAAGATAGAAGAACTAACAGCTTCCTGTCCCTCTAACACAGGAAAAAAATGGGGAgtaatacaaataaaatatggACATCCACCTACTCAATACCCAATTCTAGGGTTTCCTTAACCTTTTCTCCAAAAAGTATAGGTTTTTATTAACTTTGCATCAATCAACTGAAAAAGAGAATCCATATTTGGCCAAGTTGGACAACATGTCTGTCTCTGAACACAACTTCCAGATTACAGAGACTCATCATTTCGTTGGTTAAAAACAATGCCAATGTCCAttgtttttccaaaaccaaacctAGTAGTACTTATCCTTGTCCACATATTTCCTTTACAGAAACAAAAAGACAGCACATGCAAAACCATTCTTATCAACTAAACAACTATTGTCCTTTCGAATTAATTCGTTTTGAACTTTAAAAAGTTACAAACTTGGATACATAGGTTTGCAGATAACATAAATAAGCATTGAAACAATAGTAATGTCATCAAAACAACTTGATAGTATCAATCTAAAGTTACaccaaggaagaaaaaaaataaatagcctTCAACGAATGCCCATCAATGAATGGCATCAGTTCTATTTGTACCAAAGCTAGTGAAGAGTTTCCATCACACTAATCCTGCGCAAAATGTCCATTGTCCAACTATAGAGCAAAGGGCACACATGAGAATTGGAACAAAGAGTTAAACTTAAAACCagttcaaaaaaccaaaacagcCTCAACAGTTACACATATAGTTCATAGATCAGATtttttagaaaggaaaaaagcaaGTGCTACAACACACAAACAAAGGACCTAAACACAATAACACCATAACAAAGAGGCCACTCTCTCATACATGCAAAAAACCAAATTGCTTGCAAACAGAGACACATGGACGaaatgagagaagagaaaagagagaaaactgcaaagaaaattgaaacacccAAAACATTCCTTACCAGATGCGTACAGCTATGAACTCGCTTGGTCAGGGAGAAGACACTACTTCTTCTTCGGTGGAATGGAGAAAGGACTATAGCTTATAGAAAGATGAagtgagagaggaagaagaggtgaGGGAGAACGGTCATTGCAGCAAACGAGCAGAGGCGGAACCCTCCCCTGTAGGTCTCTCCTCTTCAGCAGCGTACGAGGGAAGGATGGAATGAGAGAACAGTGGCTGGGATTCAGAATTGgggaaatttagggtttcttacAGCAAGGGCATATTAGTCATTCTAGGTTGCCCTCTCCATGTATAGGGGATTATTTTTCTCCTTCTCATGTCCAGATGAATTCAGGAAAAAGTGGTCCATGAACTGGGCAATATTTGCCCCTTGTTCCACTGTTTCGTTATTTCCCcttatatgtattccgatgaagTATTTAACGATATTTTATCAGGTTGATTTTTGATACACTTGTAGTACTagacgagctctacgcagtggacgtctccgataGTCGGGCCGATGCCGGCAAAGCGGCACCGGCGGCCGAGCAGCACGCTGCACAGCACGCTCCCAGCATCCGgtaggatttattttttttcaagttatatgtgtttggatgaggcacttaacgatatttgatcgagctgatttttggcgcacgcgtagaactcgacgagctctacgcggtggacgtctccgatcgtcggaccaATGCCTGCAAGGCATCGCCGGCGGGTGCACAGCACGCCGTGCAGCACAaagctgcacagcagcttcccccgttccgggacagagggagtattttttttgaatgaaattcTATTTTGCATATTGGATATAAATTTGTGTATCACATTTCTTTTAGCATTATCTTAGTGGAATTGATATTGGCACTCATTTGGCTATTGCTATGATGTTTAAAGTTTATCAAATATGGATTTTTATTAAGTTGTAACCATTTTTCAtttctccctttttctttttcctctctaCTCTCCTTTTATTTAGAGAAAGGGTAGGTTTTGTAAGTATGTTGTTTGTGATGGCAGAAAAATGGTCGGGTGCTCCATTTTATAAAGGTGACAGGTCAATTATGCCCTCTTTTTGACCGTTCACACGAACTAGCAGCTCACCTATGATAGTTTCCATCCATCTGAGCTCCCATTACATATTGTCATTAATTGCCACAAATTTTAAAGGATAGGACTGAGTTGATAAAATCGATAGATGATGGACGAAGTAAGAAAATA
This genomic window contains:
- the LOC131332836 gene encoding uncharacterized protein LOC131332836, producing the protein MCRWLVEAIPNTRAIWTSTNEGKFKQLFVSYGCSIAAFRKGYLRPVLKLDACFLTGYYRGHVLSASAHDTDNGLYPLAYAIVSSENDEDWLWFLINLKEVIGGRQVVLVTDRNTSLLSSIIKVFGGDCNSWCLRHLKENFSKFASSKELKAERRNTALKVVNDLAYARTEDSFRYHLGKLYGICPDLSKWVEDNNPKHWSNAFFPYKRWDKMYTNLAECFNSWILPLRELDIIQFMTGHVSKTTKLLLRKHTEVRKWKLPVGKQIEDMTLRSLKNMLENLRIVTPRRPSSLSLMTLGDFMQSS
- the LOC131332837 gene encoding uncharacterized protein LOC131332837; the encoded protein is MSSSSVSSGCSLTRKCLCGDEVVLKPSGTDLNPSRRFLGCPKYPIKYMQEKANFFEDKTKEYEKKAQEYEDKAKEFDNMTQVYEWKIKEMKRIERKKIKEARTMERNIWMKLLVALLVIENAKKKTLTGFCYWGGERKLNANGTFLYNGGTCVAVLLEEGSKINELREKVCGALNMNLEGKLYFYNTKRDKTKYITLNDDNSVAMLFHLNEDDVDLFAEDIRQNNDNILTFYNSTRESMVTDNISSPGGTVAVPSPSQVSNSCSQEMGLVPYLPKNANEILTGKGQLFDSPDLFKQSVLLFAASNKFSFNYLDNSRTYYRLVCKVVGCPWKLTAKCEGSTDLVRVIMFRNEHLHNAEDASNYKLIFRSQQVGLLFKN